The window CCGACTTCGGCGCGTTCCAGGCTTTGCGGAATGATGCCGATCACTTCGCCACCGGCGGCCATCGCGGCATCGGCGACCACGCCCATCAGACCGACCGCGCCACCGCCGTAGACCAGGCGGATGCCGCGTTCGGCCAGGTGGCGGCCGAGCGCTTCGGCGCTTTCACGGTAGATCGGGTGGGCGCCGGGGCTGGCACCGCAGAACACGCAAATCGAACGCAGGGACATCGTCTACTCCGCAGGTTGGCAACCGCCACAGGGTAACGGTCGTCGACGTGTGGACCAAGTACTCCCCTTGGCTATTGATGGGCGAGGAGGTGCGGAGAGGGCCAGCCGGTCGACTTCGATCTTCCTGCAAACGGGAGAGGGGATTTCCGGCGTTCGCTCCAAAGCAGCTGCAGATGGACCACCAGCGCATCGGTGCGGCTTTTTGCCTCGCCGGAGCGGGAACTCGGCTATGGTAAGAACGTCTTCCTAGAACCTGCCTGCAGCCGACTTGCCAGATTATCCGCGAGTTGGCCCGCGGCAGTTTCCACGGCCTGTCCAACGGGTCGCCAGGGCGTTTTGCCCATCCTGCCAAGGAGTCTGCCATGCTTCGCCAACTTGTTACCCTATCCGCGCTGGTGCTGGCCAGCGCCCAGGTGTTCGCCGCCGAATGTGCGGTCACGGTGAATTCCACCGATCAGATGAGCTACGACACTCAAGCCATCCAGGTCAGCAAGAGCTGCAAGACCTTCACGGTGAACCTCACCCATGACGGCAAGCTGCCGAAGAACGTGATGGGCCACAACTGGGTGCTAAGCAAGGCCGCCGACATGCAGGCCGTCGCCACCGACGGCATGGCCGCCGGGCTCGACAACAGCTATCTGAAGTCGGGAGACGCGCGGGTGATCGCGCACACCAAGGTCATCGGCGGCGGTGAGAAGGACTCGGTGAGTTTCGATGTCGCCAAGCTGAGCGTCGGTGAGCAGTACATGTTCTTCTGCTCCTTCCCCGGCCATGTGGCGATGATGAAGGGCACGGTGACCCTGGTCGACTGAGGGTTTCCCCAGCCTGCGTCCTGCCATCGGATGGACGCAGGCACTGCCGCATCGACGGTTCTAGGCTAGTGGCCTATGTGGTTAGTTCAATTAGTCAATTTCGGCGTCTGAGGCCCTGATACTGCGTTGCTGCTCCTCGCCATAGCCCTGCTATGACTCGTCGCAGCACCTGGTCTCAGAACCTCAGCCCTTCGAACTTGAGTCAACCAACTAACCGTACAGGCCACTAGCGCGCATCATCGCTGTGCTTGTCGAGTGCGTGCCATGACCGATACCCGCCAGCTGTTCACCCGCCAATCCGCCGCCTACCGCAGTTTCCGTCCGACCTACGAGGCGCAGCTGTTTGCCTTGCTCGCCGCGCAGGCGCCGGGGCGCGAGCTCGCCTGGGACTGCGCCTGCGGCTCGGGGCAGGCCACCCTCGGCCTGGCCGCGCAGTTCCGC is drawn from Pseudomonas cavernae and contains these coding sequences:
- the azu gene encoding azurin → MLRQLVTLSALVLASAQVFAAECAVTVNSTDQMSYDTQAIQVSKSCKTFTVNLTHDGKLPKNVMGHNWVLSKAADMQAVATDGMAAGLDNSYLKSGDARVIAHTKVIGGGEKDSVSFDVAKLSVGEQYMFFCSFPGHVAMMKGTVTLVD